From Bradyrhizobium sp. sBnM-33:
TCGGGCTTCTCATTGCCATGATCGGGATCGATCCCGTACGCGGGGCTCCGCGCTTCACGCTCGGCATTCCGAGCCTCTATGATGGCCTCGGCTTCATTCCCGTCGTGATGGGCCTGTTCGGCGTCGCCGAAATCCTCCTCGCCGTCCAGCAGCCACGTCGCCAGGTCATCAAGACCGACCTCGCCTCATTGCTGCCTTCGCGCGAGGAGTGGCGCCGCTCCATCGGCGCCATCGGACGCGGGACCGGCATCGGCTTTTTCCTTGGGCTTATTCCGGGTGTCGGCGCGATCATTCCGACCTTCGTGGCATATGTCTTCGAGAAGCGTCTCTCGAAGACGCCAGAGCGGTTTGGGCACGGCGCCATCGAAGGCGTGGCGGCACCCGAGAGCGCCAACAACGCCTACGCCAATGCTGCCATGATTCCGCTGCTGACCCTCGGCATCCCAAGCTCGCCGACGATTGCGGTGCTGATGGGCGCGTTCATCATCAACGGGCTCACCCCGGGGCCGTTTCTTTTCCAGGAGCGCCCGGATCTTGTCTGGGCCGTGATCGCGAGCTTCTTTCTCGGCAACATCCTGCTGCTCGTTCTAAATCTGCCTTTCGTCGGCTTATGGGCGCGAATCCTACATCTGCCCTATGCTTACGTGAGCGTCGGTACGCTCACGTTTTGCGTCATCGGCGCTTACAGCCTGCAGCAGAACGTGTTCGATATCGGCGTCATGATCGTCTGCGGCATCATCGGCTATGGCATGCGCAAGATCGATATGCCGGTCGCACCCCTGGTGCTGGGACTGATTCTCGGACCCTTCCTCGAGAAGTCGCTCAGAACGTCGCTCGAGATGTCGGCGGGCGACTTCTCCATTTTCTTTACCCGCCCGCTCTGCCTCACGCTGCTGGTGCTGGCAGGTATCGTGCTCGTCGCCTCGTCGCTACGGCTGCCGCCGCACGAACTCCGGAAGGCATCTACCAGCTGACAGGAATCGAAAGTGTGAGACTTCGAAACATAAGAGGAGGATGAGGAAATGCCCAAGCTCACGAAATGCCTCTCCGTCGCGGCCGTTGTGCTCGCCGCGGTGACCGGAGCTGCGAGAGCGCAGCAGGATTTTCCCACCAAGCCGATCCAGCTGATGGTTGCCTTCCCGGCGGGAGGATCGACCGATATTGCGGCGCGCATCGTCGCATCCATCGCCGAGAAGGCGCTGGGACAGCCGATCGTGATCGTCAACCGCGGCGGCGCCGGTGGCCAGATCGGGTGGACCGAATTGGTGCGCCAGAAGCCCGACGGCTACTACATCGGCTT
This genomic window contains:
- a CDS encoding tripartite tricarboxylate transporter permease, which translates into the protein MDTLAHLMAGLTAALSLQYLVFALIGCVLGTLIGVLPGLGPAAGTAILIPLTFKLDPTGALIMLSAIYYGAMYGGTVTSVLINVPGEAASVVTCIDGYQMAKQGRGGTALGIAAIGSFVGGIVATIALVIVAPPLAQVALKFGPPEFFALMLVGLCLITGLGGRSLLAGLTMAILGLLIAMIGIDPVRGAPRFTLGIPSLYDGLGFIPVVMGLFGVAEILLAVQQPRRQVIKTDLASLLPSREEWRRSIGAIGRGTGIGFFLGLIPGVGAIIPTFVAYVFEKRLSKTPERFGHGAIEGVAAPESANNAYANAAMIPLLTLGIPSSPTIAVLMGAFIINGLTPGPFLFQERPDLVWAVIASFFLGNILLLVLNLPFVGLWARILHLPYAYVSVGTLTFCVIGAYSLQQNVFDIGVMIVCGIIGYGMRKIDMPVAPLVLGLILGPFLEKSLRTSLEMSAGDFSIFFTRPLCLTLLVLAGIVLVASSLRLPPHELRKASTS